From a region of the Alnus glutinosa chromosome 1, dhAlnGlut1.1, whole genome shotgun sequence genome:
- the LOC133876430 gene encoding uncharacterized protein LOC133876430, protein MTPESFSGLSLVRPPPGGLVVPSSGKGLAAPGASPFPAPSLALLRPEPSSPAVPGASPARTSSSGFSLVRHPPGGLEAPSPREGFVAPRVSPALSVPSPAVPEAFPVRFSFSGGGSSCLNVVPSWVTASKPFGFPPSPTQVSLPPVVPVDSLPTQSPLLCYAILTMLLWRSLNS, encoded by the coding sequence ATGACGCCAGAGTCTTTTTCTGGGTTGTCTCTCGTTCGGCCTCCTCCTGGGGGTTTGGTGGTTCCTTCGTCGGGCAAGGGTCTAGCAGCTCCAGGGGCGTCTCCTTTTCCGGCGCCGTCTCTTGCTCTTCTTCGACCGGAGCCCTCCTCGCCGGCAGTTCCAGGGGCTTCTCCGGCTCGGACGTCTTCTTCTGGGTTCTCTCTAGTTCGTCATCCTCCTGGGGGTTTGGAGGCTCCTTCGCCGAGAGAGGGTTTTGTAGCCCCAAGGGTGTCTCCTGCTCTTTCGGTGCCGTCGCCAGCTGTTCCAGAGGCTTTTCCGGTTCGGTTTTCCTTTTCAGGGGGAGGGTCTAGCTGTTTGAACGTAGTTCCTAGCTGGGTTACTGCCTCTAAGCCTTTCGGGTTTCCCCCCTCGCCAACTCAGGTGTCCCTTCCTCCGGTGGTCCCAGTTGATTCCCTGCCAACTCAGAGTCCCCTCCTCTGCTATGCAATCCTGACGATGCTTCTCTGGCGGTCTCTCAACTCATGA